In Pongo abelii isolate AG06213 chromosome X, NHGRI_mPonAbe1-v2.0_pri, whole genome shotgun sequence, one DNA window encodes the following:
- the ZFP92 gene encoding zinc finger protein 92 homolog, with amino-acid sequence MAGKLGSGDAGHMGRELRKAAKEEKKGKKERAPSKAWSGKRQYGSGHGSSVAESVLGLNGAPRKDILKSQLLVSVTVTSFGKGVFAAVIKLLCALVMAAILLTTRPKVPVSFEDVSVYFTKTEWKLLDLRQKVLYKRVMLENYSHLVSLGFSFSKPHLISQLERGEGPWVADIPRTWATAGLHTGDRTQSKTSTSTQKHSGRQLPGPDPQGGKEGQAARSSVLQRGAQGLGQSSAAGPQGPKGAEKRYLCQQCGKAFSRSSNLIKHRIIHSGEKPYACPECGKLFRRSFALLEHQRIHSGEKPYACPECSKTFTRSSNLIKHQVIHSGERPFACGDCGKLFRRSFALLEHARVHSGERPYACPECGKAFSRSSNLIEHQRTHRGEKPYACGQCAKAFKGVSQLIHHQRSHSGERPFACRECGKAFRGRSGLSQHRRVHSGEKPYECSDCGKAFGRRANLFKHQAVHGARRPAKAETARRRAGPGSAGPGSTVVATSPPRPSAAARPSRPSRR; translated from the exons ATGGCTGGAAAGTTGGGGTCAGGGGACGCTGGCCACATGGGGAGAGAGCTaagaaaagcagcaaaagaagaaaagaaaggaaagaaggaacgaGCTCCCTCGAAAGCCTGGTCAGGCAAGCGCCAGTATGGAAGTGGGCATGGCAGCTCAGTTGCAGAAAGTGTCCTGGGTTTGAATGGTGCCCCCCGAAAAGACATATTGAAGTCTCAACTCCTGGTATCTGTGactgtgacctcatttggaaaggGAGTCTTCGCAGCTGTAATCAag CTCCTCTGCGCCCTGGTGATGGCAGCCATTCTCCTGACCACGAGACCCAAG GTGCCAGTGTCTTTTGAGGATGTGTCCGTGTACTTCACAAAGACAGAGTGGAAGCTTCTGGACCTCAGACAAAAGGTCCTCTACAAGCGGGTGATGCTGGAGAACTATAGCCATTTGGTGTCACTGG GATTTTCCTTCTCCAAGCCTCACCTGATCTCCCAATTGGAACGAGGGGAAGGACCCTGGGTAGCAGACATCCCCAGAACCTGGGCCACGGCAGGATTGCACACAG GTGACAGAACACAGAGCAAGACGTCGACTTCAACGCAGAAGCATTCTGGACGACAACTCCCCGGGCCCGATCCACAAGGTGGCAAGGAGGGGCAGGCGGCGAGGTCGTCTGTGCTCCAGAGAGGTGCCCAGGGCTTGGGGCAGAGCTCGGCTGCGGGGCCGCAGGGCCCCAAAGGCGCGGAGAAGCGGTACCTGTGCCAGCAGTGCGGGAAGGCCTTCAGCCGCAGCTCCAACCTCATCAAGCACCGCATCATCCACAGTGGCGAGAAGCCTTACGCGTGCCCCGAGTGCGGCAAGCTGTTTCGCCGCAGCTTCGCGCTCCTGGAGCACCAGCGCATCCACAGCGGCGAGAAGCCCTACGCCTGCCCCGAGTGCAGCAAGACCTTCACGCGCAGCTCCAACCTCATCAAGCACCAGGTCATCCACAGCGGCGAGCGGCCCTTCGCCTGCGGCGACTGCGGCAAACTGTTCCGCCGCAGCTTCGCGCTCCTGGAGCACGCGCGCGTGCACAGCGGCGAGCGGCCCTACGCGTGCCCAGAGTGCGGCAAGGCCTTCAGCCGCAGCTCCAACCTCATCGAGCACCAGCGCACGCACCGCGGCGAGAAGCCCTACGCCTGCGGCCAGTGCGCCAAGGCCTTCAAGGGCGTCTCGCAGCTCATCCACCACCAGCGCAGCCACAGCGGCGAGCGGCCCTTCGCGTGCCGCGAGTGCGGCAAGGCCTTCCGTGGCCGTTCGGGCCTCAGCCAGCACCGGCGCGTGCACAGCGGTGAGAAGCCCTACGAGTGCAGCGACTGCGGCAAGGCTTTCGGCCGGCGCGCCAACCTATTCAAGCACCAGGCAGTGCACGGCGCCAGGCGCCCTGCGAAGGCGGAGACGGCGCGACGGCGAGCGGGCCCTGGGAGCGCCGGCCCTGGGAGCACGGTGGTGGCCACCAGCCCCCCGCGGCCGAGCGCGGCCgccaggccttccaggcccagcCGCCGCTGA